One genomic segment of Pseudomonas chlororaphis subsp. aurantiaca includes these proteins:
- a CDS encoding DUF3108 domain-containing protein: MRRALLFACALLALPFAQAADLQPFSASYTADWKQLPMSGTAERSLEKKGDGTWKLSFKASMMIASLTEESTLTLDKDTLLPQSYHFERGGLGKAKKADLDFDWNAKMVTGTDRGDAVKIPLNRGMVDKSTYQLALQHDVAAGKKSMSYQVVDDGEVDTYDFRVLGSEKVDTKAGQIDAIKVERVRDPTQSKRITVMWFAKDWDYLLVRLQQVETDGKEYNIMLLNGTVNGKTVKGS; encoded by the coding sequence ATGCGTCGCGCCCTGCTCTTCGCTTGTGCTCTGCTCGCCCTGCCTTTCGCGCAGGCTGCGGACCTTCAACCCTTCTCCGCCAGCTATACCGCCGACTGGAAACAGCTGCCGATGAGCGGTACCGCCGAACGCAGCCTGGAAAAGAAAGGCGACGGCACCTGGAAGCTGAGCTTCAAGGCTTCGATGATGATCGCCAGCCTGACTGAAGAAAGCACCCTGACGCTGGACAAGGACACCCTGCTGCCGCAGTCCTATCACTTCGAGCGCGGCGGCCTGGGCAAGGCCAAGAAGGCCGACCTGGACTTCGACTGGAACGCCAAGATGGTCACCGGTACCGATCGCGGCGATGCGGTCAAGATCCCGCTCAATCGCGGCATGGTCGACAAATCCACCTACCAGCTCGCCCTGCAGCACGATGTGGCCGCCGGCAAGAAAAGCATGAGCTATCAGGTCGTCGATGATGGCGAAGTCGACACCTACGACTTCCGCGTCCTGGGTTCGGAAAAAGTCGACACCAAGGCCGGCCAGATCGATGCGATCAAGGTCGAGCGCGTGCGCGACCCGACACAAAGCAAACGCATCACCGTCATGTGGTTCGCCAAGGACTGGGATTACCTGCTGGTTCGCCTGCAACAGGTCGAAACCGACGGCAAGGAGTACAACATCATGCTCCTGAACGGCACCGTCAACGGCAAGACCGTCAAAGGCAGCTAA
- a CDS encoding DUF2058 domain-containing protein yields the protein MSLSLRDQLLKAGLVNQKQAKQVSKEKQKQQRLAHKGQIELDDSQQRAAQEAMAEKVKRDQELNRQQQEKAEQKARAAQIKQLIEVSRLPKLTTEDYYNFVDDKKVKRLSVNTLMRNKLSSGSLAIVHHAGGYEVIPREAALKIQERDPRRIVQLNTPTEAPDEDDPYAAYQIPDDLMW from the coding sequence ATGAGCCTTTCCCTTCGCGACCAGTTGCTCAAAGCAGGGCTGGTCAACCAAAAGCAGGCCAAACAGGTCAGCAAAGAGAAACAGAAGCAGCAACGCCTGGCCCACAAAGGCCAGATCGAACTGGACGATAGCCAGCAGCGGGCGGCCCAGGAAGCCATGGCCGAGAAGGTCAAACGCGATCAGGAGCTCAACCGCCAGCAGCAGGAGAAGGCCGAGCAGAAGGCCCGTGCCGCGCAGATCAAGCAACTGATCGAAGTGTCGCGCCTGCCAAAGCTGACCACCGAGGACTACTACAACTTCGTCGACGACAAGAAGGTCAAGCGCCTGTCGGTGAACACCCTGATGCGCAACAAGCTGAGCAGCGGCTCGCTGGCCATCGTGCATCATGCCGGCGGTTATGAAGTCATCCCACGGGAAGCCGCGCTGAAGATCCAGGAGCGCGATCCACGGCGCATCGTTCAGCTCAACACGCCGACCGAGGCGCCGGACGAGGACGATCCATACGCGGCCTACCAGATCCCTGACGATCTGATGTGGTAA
- the mazG gene encoding nucleoside triphosphate pyrophosphohydrolase: MYSLEDLLHLMARLRDPQYGCPWDIKQTYATIVPHTLEEAYEVADAIERGDFEHLQGELGDLLFQVVYYSQLAREEGRFEFDGVVDSITRKLIRRHPHVFPTGDLYAPLDTPQLDEEQVKQRWEEIKAEERAEKSTQPLQLSLLDDVPAALPALSRSAKLQKRAAQVGFDWPDALPVVDKIREELDEVLEAMSENDPQAIADEVGDLLFAVVNLARHLKVDPETTLRGANAKFERRFRFIEQALRDTRRPMEDCTLEELDALWGEAKRQEKNLPSCG; the protein is encoded by the coding sequence ATGTACAGCCTTGAAGACCTGTTGCACCTGATGGCACGGCTGCGGGATCCGCAGTACGGCTGCCCTTGGGATATCAAGCAGACCTACGCCACCATCGTTCCCCACACCCTGGAAGAAGCCTACGAAGTGGCCGATGCCATCGAGCGGGGCGATTTCGAGCATTTGCAGGGCGAGTTGGGCGATCTGCTGTTCCAGGTGGTGTATTACAGCCAGCTGGCGCGGGAGGAAGGGCGTTTCGAGTTCGACGGCGTGGTCGACAGCATCACCCGCAAGCTGATCCGTCGCCATCCCCATGTATTCCCTACCGGGGATCTATACGCGCCGCTGGATACCCCGCAGCTGGATGAAGAGCAGGTCAAGCAGCGTTGGGAGGAGATCAAGGCCGAGGAGCGCGCCGAGAAGTCGACGCAGCCTTTGCAATTGTCCTTGCTCGACGATGTGCCCGCGGCGCTGCCGGCCCTGTCTCGTTCGGCCAAGTTGCAAAAGCGCGCGGCCCAGGTCGGTTTTGACTGGCCGGACGCCTTGCCGGTGGTGGACAAGATCCGTGAAGAGCTCGATGAAGTGCTCGAAGCCATGTCCGAGAATGACCCGCAGGCGATCGCCGACGAGGTGGGCGACCTGCTGTTCGCCGTGGTCAACCTGGCCCGGCATCTGAAGGTCGATCCGGAAACCACCTTGCGTGGCGCCAATGCCAAGTTCGAGCGGCGCTTTCGATTTATCGAGCAGGCATTGCGCGATACCCGCCGACCCATGGAAGATTGCACCCTCGAAGAGTTGGACGCCTTGTGGGGCGAAGCCAAACGTCAGGAAAAGAATTTGCCCAGCTGTGGCTGA
- the relA gene encoding GTP diphosphokinase — MVQVRAHQPINTDGSINLEAWLDHAVSVDMALDREALKEACEFAREAELQHIAAKNLSGEDMSSFSTGLEIAEILADLKLDQDSLVAAVLYRGVREGQIPLPAVSQRFGPVVAKLIDGVLRMAAISASLSPRQSLVLGTQAQVENLRKMLVAMVDDVRVALIKLAERTCAIRAVKNADDEKRNRVAREVFDIYAPLAHRLGIGHIKWELEDLSFRYLEPEQYKQIAKLLHERRLDRERFISDVMNQLQNELQATGVDADISGRAKHIYSIWRKMQRKGLEFSQIYDVRAVRVLVPEMRDCYTALGIVHTLWRHIPKEFDDYIANPKENGYRSLHTAVIGPEGKVLEVQIRTHAMHEEAELGVCAHWRYKGTDVKSGSNHYEEKISWLRQVLEWHEELGDIGGLAEQLRVDIEPDRVYIFTPDGHAIDLPKGATPLDFAYRVHTEIGHNCRGAKINGRIVPLNYSLQTGEQVEIITSKHGTPSRDWLNPNLGYVTTSRARAKIVHWFKLQARDQNVAAGKTLLERELNRLDLPQVDFDKLADKANMKTAEDMFAALGAGDLRLAQLVNLAQQLVEPERGNEQLELIPRKATGYKPGKRGDIQIQGVGNLLTQMAGCCQPLPGDAIVGYITQGRGVSIHRQDCASVLQLAGREPERIIQVSWGPVPVQTYPVDIIIRAYDRSGLLRDVSQVLLNERINVLAVNTRSNKEDNTALMSLTIEIPGLDALGRLLGRISQLPNIIETRRNRTP; from the coding sequence ATGGTACAGGTGAGAGCGCACCAGCCGATCAACACCGACGGCAGTATCAATCTCGAGGCGTGGCTCGATCATGCAGTCAGCGTCGACATGGCACTGGACCGTGAAGCCTTGAAAGAAGCCTGCGAGTTCGCTCGTGAGGCAGAGTTACAACACATCGCCGCGAAGAATCTCAGCGGCGAAGATATGTCGAGTTTCAGCACCGGCCTCGAGATCGCGGAGATCCTCGCCGACCTCAAGCTGGATCAGGACTCGCTGGTGGCCGCGGTACTCTACCGTGGCGTCCGTGAAGGCCAGATCCCGCTGCCGGCTGTCAGCCAGCGCTTCGGTCCGGTGGTGGCCAAGCTGATCGACGGCGTGCTGCGCATGGCGGCGATCAGCGCCAGCTTGAGCCCCCGCCAATCCCTCGTGCTCGGCACCCAGGCCCAGGTGGAAAACCTGCGCAAGATGCTAGTGGCGATGGTCGATGACGTGCGTGTGGCACTGATCAAGCTGGCCGAGCGGACCTGCGCGATTCGTGCAGTGAAAAACGCCGACGACGAGAAGCGCAACCGGGTTGCCCGGGAAGTCTTCGACATCTACGCACCGCTGGCGCATCGCCTCGGTATCGGTCATATCAAGTGGGAGCTGGAGGATCTGTCCTTCCGTTACCTGGAGCCTGAGCAGTACAAGCAGATCGCCAAGTTGCTGCACGAGCGGCGCCTTGATCGTGAGCGCTTCATCTCCGATGTGATGAACCAGCTGCAGAACGAACTGCAGGCCACCGGCGTCGACGCCGACATCAGCGGCCGGGCCAAACACATCTATTCGATCTGGCGCAAAATGCAGCGCAAGGGCCTGGAGTTCAGCCAGATCTACGACGTGCGCGCGGTGCGCGTGCTGGTCCCGGAAATGCGCGACTGCTATACCGCGCTGGGGATCGTCCACACGCTGTGGCGGCACATTCCGAAAGAGTTCGACGACTACATCGCCAACCCCAAGGAGAACGGTTACCGCTCGCTGCACACGGCGGTCATCGGCCCTGAGGGCAAGGTCCTGGAAGTGCAGATCCGTACCCACGCTATGCACGAAGAGGCCGAGCTGGGGGTCTGCGCCCACTGGCGCTACAAGGGCACCGACGTCAAATCCGGCTCCAACCACTACGAAGAGAAAATCTCCTGGCTGCGTCAGGTGCTTGAGTGGCATGAAGAGCTGGGGGATATCGGCGGCCTGGCCGAGCAACTGCGGGTGGATATCGAGCCGGACCGGGTCTACATCTTCACCCCCGACGGCCACGCCATCGACTTGCCGAAAGGCGCGACGCCGCTGGACTTCGCTTACCGGGTGCACACCGAGATCGGTCACAACTGCCGGGGCGCGAAGATCAACGGGCGCATCGTACCGCTCAACTACAGCCTGCAGACCGGCGAGCAGGTCGAGATCATCACCAGCAAGCACGGCACGCCGAGCCGCGACTGGCTGAACCCGAACCTGGGGTATGTCACCACCTCGCGGGCACGGGCGAAGATCGTCCACTGGTTCAAGCTGCAGGCGCGCGATCAGAACGTGGCGGCGGGCAAGACCCTGCTCGAGCGCGAACTCAATCGCCTCGATCTGCCACAGGTGGATTTCGACAAACTGGCCGACAAGGCCAACATGAAAACCGCCGAGGACATGTTTGCCGCCCTGGGTGCGGGCGACCTGCGCCTGGCGCAACTGGTCAACCTGGCGCAGCAACTGGTGGAGCCGGAGCGCGGCAATGAACAGCTGGAGCTGATCCCGCGCAAGGCCACCGGCTACAAGCCAGGCAAGCGCGGCGACATCCAGATCCAGGGCGTCGGCAACCTGCTGACCCAGATGGCCGGCTGCTGCCAGCCGCTGCCGGGGGATGCGATCGTCGGTTACATCACCCAGGGCCGCGGGGTGAGCATTCACCGCCAGGACTGCGCCTCGGTGCTGCAGCTGGCTGGCCGCGAGCCGGAGCGGATCATCCAGGTCAGCTGGGGCCCGGTGCCGGTGCAGACCTACCCGGTGGACATCATCATTCGCGCCTACGACCGCTCCGGTCTGCTGCGTGACGTGTCCCAGGTGCTGCTCAACGAGCGGATCAACGTGCTGGCGGTCAATACCCGCTCGAACAAGGAGGACAACACTGCGTTGATGTCCCTGACCATCGAGATTCCGGGGCTGGACGCGCTGGGGCGGTTGCTGGGGCGTATTTCCCAGTTGCCGAATATCATCGAGACCCGCCGTAACCGTACCCCTTGA
- the rlmD gene encoding 23S rRNA (uracil(1939)-C(5))-methyltransferase RlmD, giving the protein MAKPVRGLRFQPSGGSRAAQIPVGKKQRLTIERLANDGRGIAFLEGRTWFVVGALAGEEVEARVLGAHGKVVEARTERVFSASDLRRPAPCAHAGRCGGCSVQHLPHDEQLALKQRMLAEQLSRVAGVEPEVWAPPLSGPEFGYRRRARVAVRWDAKAKKLEVGFRAAGSQDIVAIDECPVLVQPLQPIMSRLPAMLQRLSKPQALGHVELFSGSAIAVLLRHMAPLSAADREILQAFCAFHEAQLWLHGEGEPQPMDSDQVLGYRLEPWNLQLAYRPGDFVQVNAGVNEAMVAQALEWLAPQADERVLDLFCGLGNFALPLAQNVREVVAVEGVATMVARAAENAASNNLHNTRFFQADLSQPLNDAEWAREGFSAVLLDPPRDGAFEVVRKLASLGAKRLVYVSCNPATLARDTVELVRQGYRLKRAGILDMFPQTAHVEAMALFETS; this is encoded by the coding sequence ATGGCTAAGCCAGTCAGAGGCCTGCGCTTCCAACCTTCGGGCGGGAGCCGGGCGGCGCAGATCCCCGTTGGAAAAAAACAGCGCCTGACCATCGAGCGCCTGGCCAATGATGGCCGCGGCATTGCGTTCCTTGAGGGGCGTACCTGGTTCGTCGTCGGTGCACTGGCGGGCGAAGAGGTCGAGGCGCGAGTACTGGGCGCCCACGGCAAAGTGGTGGAAGCCCGTACCGAGCGGGTATTCAGCGCCAGCGATCTGCGCCGGCCAGCGCCTTGCGCCCATGCCGGCCGTTGTGGCGGCTGCAGCGTGCAGCATCTGCCCCATGACGAACAGCTTGCCCTGAAACAGCGCATGCTCGCCGAGCAGTTGTCGCGGGTTGCCGGTGTCGAGCCAGAGGTGTGGGCGCCACCTTTGAGCGGTCCGGAGTTCGGCTACCGACGCCGGGCGCGGGTCGCGGTGCGCTGGGACGCCAAGGCGAAAAAGCTCGAAGTGGGTTTTCGCGCCGCCGGCAGCCAGGACATAGTCGCCATCGACGAATGCCCGGTACTGGTACAGCCCTTGCAACCGATCATGAGCCGCTTGCCGGCCATGCTGCAGCGCCTGAGCAAACCGCAGGCACTGGGGCATGTGGAGTTGTTCAGCGGTTCGGCGATTGCCGTGCTGCTGCGCCATATGGCGCCGTTGTCCGCGGCCGACCGGGAGATTCTCCAGGCATTCTGCGCGTTCCATGAGGCCCAGCTGTGGCTGCATGGCGAAGGCGAGCCGCAACCGATGGACTCGGACCAGGTCCTGGGCTATCGCCTGGAGCCGTGGAATCTGCAGTTGGCTTATCGGCCGGGGGATTTTGTCCAGGTCAATGCCGGGGTCAACGAGGCGATGGTGGCCCAGGCCCTGGAGTGGCTGGCGCCGCAGGCCGATGAGCGTGTGCTGGACCTGTTTTGCGGCCTGGGCAACTTTGCCTTGCCGCTGGCGCAGAACGTTCGTGAAGTGGTGGCGGTCGAAGGGGTGGCGACCATGGTCGCGCGTGCCGCGGAGAATGCCGCTAGCAACAATTTGCATAACACCCGGTTTTTTCAGGCCGATTTATCGCAGCCCCTGAACGACGCCGAGTGGGCCCGCGAAGGCTTTTCTGCGGTACTCTTGGACCCACCTCGGGACGGGGCTTTCGAGGTGGTACGCAAGCTGGCGAGCCTGGGCGCCAAGCGCCTGGTTTATGTGTCATGCAACCCTGCCACTCTGGCGCGTGACACCGTCGAACTGGTCAGGCAGGGCTACCGGTTAAAACGTGCCGGGATCCTCGATATGTTTCCTCAGACGGCACATGTCGAGGCCATGGCGTTATTTGAAACGAGCTAG